The Streptomyces kanamyceticus genome window below encodes:
- a CDS encoding amino acid ABC transporter permease: protein MSSDTLAKVATAPPPDDPAALPDTPRIVPRPRAGQWAAAALVLILLALAANSVIRNEAFQWGLVADYFTSASVLRGLWLTLWLTAVVMVLGFGLGTLLAMGRLSGNPVLRTVSWGYVWFFRSMPILVQLLFWFNIGALYPEVFGVRTVNLMGPVTIAVVGLTLHEAAYAAEVVRGGILSVDRGQIEAAQSLGLGRWRRWRRIVLPQAMRSIVPPAGNMLIGTLKGTSIVSVIAVQDLLYSVQLVYHRTYQVIPLLMVATLWYVVVTSVLGVGQYYVERHYARGSERVR, encoded by the coding sequence ATGTCTTCCGACACCCTCGCCAAAGTGGCAACCGCCCCTCCGCCCGACGATCCCGCCGCACTCCCCGACACCCCGCGCATCGTGCCCCGGCCCCGCGCGGGCCAGTGGGCGGCCGCCGCACTCGTCCTGATCCTGCTGGCGCTCGCCGCCAACTCGGTGATCCGCAACGAGGCGTTCCAATGGGGCCTCGTCGCCGACTACTTCACCTCGGCGTCCGTACTGCGCGGGCTCTGGCTCACCCTCTGGCTGACCGCCGTCGTCATGGTGCTCGGCTTCGGGCTCGGCACGCTGCTCGCCATGGGCAGACTCTCCGGCAACCCCGTGCTCCGTACGGTCAGTTGGGGGTACGTCTGGTTCTTCAGGTCGATGCCGATCCTGGTGCAGCTGCTCTTCTGGTTCAACATCGGCGCCCTGTACCCGGAGGTCTTCGGGGTGCGGACGGTGAACCTGATGGGGCCCGTCACCATCGCCGTCGTCGGGCTGACCCTGCACGAGGCCGCGTACGCCGCCGAGGTGGTGCGCGGCGGGATCCTCTCCGTGGACCGGGGACAGATCGAGGCCGCGCAGTCGCTCGGGCTCGGCCGGTGGCGGCGCTGGCGGCGGATCGTGCTGCCGCAGGCCATGCGGTCCATCGTGCCGCCCGCGGGGAACATGCTGATCGGGACGCTCAAGGGCACCTCGATCGTCAGCGTCATCGCGGTGCAGGACCTGCTCTACTCCGTGCAGCTCGTCTACCACCGCACCTACCAGGTCATCCCGCTCCTGATGGTCGCCACCCTCTGGTACGTCGTGGTCACCTCGGTGCTCGGCGTCGGCCAGTACTACGTCGAGCGGCACTACGCGCGCGGCTCGGAGCGTGTCCGATGA
- a CDS encoding ABC transporter substrate-binding protein, with translation MSTSPHSRRIPAAFALITAATLTLTACGSGGAADTAGGAAPAGGSAKIPTTDVVSSVKKNRAAAELLPRDVRDRGTLSLASSVGGTPPGATYLEDGRTIVGQDIDFADAVGKVLGLKLKREAASFEAILPALDSGKYDLGTGNFGVTEERRKTIDFVTYINDGQGFAVRKDSKLAKVTDFAQLCGLNVATGAGTTFEVTLEDNKHVCADAGKKPYSVKTYAEQGAIWPALQQGRADVVMSTINGLRYAVRQQEGLKFLGEYHRLDVGFAFKKGTKLAPAFRAAVDQLIKDGTYDRILKKWGTRGSAIGKSRISPPEIKG, from the coding sequence ATGAGCACGTCCCCGCACTCCCGTCGCATCCCGGCGGCCTTCGCCCTGATCACCGCCGCCACCCTCACGCTGACCGCGTGCGGCTCCGGCGGTGCCGCGGACACCGCGGGCGGTGCGGCCCCCGCGGGCGGGAGCGCCAAGATCCCGACCACGGACGTGGTGTCCTCCGTCAAGAAGAACCGGGCCGCGGCGGAGCTGCTGCCCAGGGACGTCCGCGACCGCGGCACCCTCAGCCTCGCCTCCTCCGTCGGCGGCACCCCGCCGGGCGCCACCTACCTGGAGGACGGCAGGACGATCGTCGGCCAGGACATCGACTTCGCGGACGCCGTCGGCAAGGTCCTCGGCCTGAAGCTGAAACGGGAGGCCGCGAGCTTCGAGGCGATCCTGCCCGCCCTGGACAGCGGCAAGTACGACCTGGGCACGGGCAACTTCGGCGTGACGGAGGAGCGCCGCAAGACCATCGACTTCGTGACGTACATCAACGACGGCCAGGGCTTCGCCGTCCGCAAGGACAGCAAGCTGGCCAAGGTCACCGACTTCGCACAGCTCTGCGGCCTGAACGTGGCGACCGGCGCGGGCACCACCTTCGAGGTGACCCTGGAGGACAACAAGCACGTCTGCGCCGACGCGGGCAAGAAGCCGTACAGCGTGAAGACCTACGCCGAGCAGGGCGCGATCTGGCCCGCCCTCCAGCAGGGCCGCGCCGACGTGGTGATGTCCACCATCAACGGCCTGCGGTACGCCGTGCGGCAGCAGGAGGGCCTGAAGTTCCTCGGCGAGTACCACCGGCTCGACGTCGGCTTCGCCTTCAAGAAGGGCACGAAACTGGCGCCCGCGTTCCGGGCCGCGGTCGACCAGCTGATCAAGGACGGGACGTACGACCGCATCCTGAAGAAGTGGGGTACGCGGGGCTCGGCGATCGGCAAGTCGCGGATCTCCCCGCCGGAGATCAAGGGCTGA